One genomic segment of Bradyrhizobium prioriisuperbiae includes these proteins:
- the sugE gene encoding quaternary ammonium compound efflux SMR transporter SugE codes for MAWIILFVAGLMEIGWAVGLKYTDGFTRLVPSVLTLGCMLASILLLGLALKTLPVGTGYAVWTGIGTVGTALLGIALFGEPATAVRLACIGLIVAGIFGLKLAT; via the coding sequence ATGGCCTGGATTATTCTGTTTGTCGCCGGATTGATGGAAATCGGCTGGGCGGTCGGCCTGAAATATACCGACGGCTTTACCCGGCTGGTGCCCTCGGTGCTGACGCTGGGCTGCATGCTGGCCAGCATTCTGCTGCTCGGACTGGCCCTGAAGACGCTTCCGGTCGGCACTGGTTATGCGGTGTGGACCGGCATCGGCACCGTGGGTACCGCCCTGCTCGGCATCGCCTTGTTCGGTGAGCCTGCGACCGCGGTCCGTCTCGCCTGCATCGGCCTGATCGTCGCCGGTATTTTCGGCCTCAAACTGGCGACGTAG